The window ACCGGCACTACATGGAGATGTTTGAATCCGTTTATCGCGCACGCTGGATCGAACCTGCCGTCGTCCTTCTTTTTCTGTTCCTGGTGATTACTGGCATCAACCTGTTTTGGCAGCATACGAAACGGCCGGCAGACGTATTTCGCACGCTTCAAATCGCGAGCGGCATCTACCTCGTCTTTTTCGTTCTGGCCCATATGAACTCGGTGTTCTTTTACGCTCGAACATTCGCCAATATTCCGACCGATTGGAACTTTGCCATTGGAGCGCCTGCCGGACTTCTCCAGGATGCGTGGAATATCCGTCTTGTGCCTCACTATTTATTGGGTGTGTTCTTCGTATTGCTGCACCTGGTACTCGGTGCAAGGGGTGTCGCCCTCGCACACGGTCTCCAAGAAGCTCGTGCAAACCGCCTGACATGGCTGGGCATGCTATTGTCCGGCGCGATTTCGGTGGCAATCATTCTCGGCATGACAGGTGTACGTGTTGTGTAATCGATTTGCCGGTGGACTGCTTGCCGGTCGCCCGTAGTCATTCACCGGGCGTTTCGGCGCGCGCCGAAGGTGCGCTAAGCCTAGTCGCTATTCGCCACGCTAGAGATTGAGCCGTATCACCACAAAAGCAAGCCCTATTACTCTTTAGGGGTATATTCCACTCCCGGAATACTCGCCGAGGGGCCGGCTCCCCTGTCTGGCGGGCATTTTGATCTGCAGCCATTAAAGGAGAATCAGCATGAAGGCACGAATTCTTGCAGGCATGATCGCGGTCGGCCTGACGGCAGCGTTTGCATCCTCGGGCGCAATGGCCGTGGATGAGGATGCCGCCAAGGCAACTGCCAAGCGCAACGACTGTTTCAAGTGCCACGCGATCGACAAGACCAAGAAAGGCCCGTCGTACAAGAAGGTCGCGGCGAAGTTCAAGGACAAGGCCGACGCCGAGCAAAAAATGATCGATCAGATCACCAAGGAGCACAAGGTGAAGCTCGAGGACGGCACCGAGGAAACGCACAAGGTGATCGACACCACGGACAAGGCAGAGATCAAGAATCTCATCGACTGGATCCGTGCCCAGTAATCGCTGAGGAAGCGACCGCCTCACGTGGGCGGATATCGACGCCATTTCCGGTCTACGGATCGGTTCTGCACGCCGCTGCCAGCGGCGTGGCGCGCTGCAAGCGCGTCACGGCGAGGGCCGCACGACGAGTTACTCCGCGGCGATCCAGTGCCCCGATTTCCCCCCGAGCTTCTCCATCAACTGGATCCCGTCCATGCGCATGCCGCGATCGACGGCCTTGCACATGTCGTAGATCCACCCGGAAAGCATTGTAAACACGTGGGTTTGGTGCCTGAAACTGTGACTCTGCCCATCTCAGGTTGGACAGAAACTGGACACGTTTCTGCCAGGGTGAGCCATTCGCCCTCATATCACATTAACACCGCGTCATTGTTTATGCGACTATCAACTTCGTTACGACGATAGTTTTAATGACGTAGTGAGTTTTATTTCGGTAAATTTTTGCTATCGCGACCCAGGGGGCTCTGAGATCACGGCCGGGTTTTCAAACTTTTGGATTTCGGGTTCTGAATTGACGGGGCGGTCGCGTTGTCGCCTCCCGTTCCGTTCGTGCGATGTGTGAAATGTCACATCATTTTTTCCTATGATGTGAATATCGTATGTAATTAGGATTAAATTGAACCAAGAAGAGAGAAGACAGCGGGCAGGGGCGACAGATCTGCCTTCATGCTCATAGAAGGGCGATTTATGCGAATGGATCACGTAATAGGCGTCGGCCTAATCATCATGTTTGTGAGTGCATGCAGTCTGTTTGAAAGTGAAGATGAAACACGCGTCAGATATTTACTCAAAGATCCTTCGTCCGCGGAATTTAGAAACCAGCGGACCGGGGAATTTTCAGAGGCGGACAATGAGAAAGTATATTGTGGCGAGGTAAATTCAAAGAACTCTTTTGGCGCAATGGTGGGGTTCACGCAGTATGTCGTTATTGGAAACGCTGTACTTGTAGGAAGTGAATCCGGCGTGTTTGCGAGTGGCGAAAAGAGTCGTGATGAAATTGAGAGAAAAATTGACAATTTCTCTGCTCGCTTAACGATTGAAAAATTCGAATCGGAAGCGAGAATAAATGCGGCAAATTTGCAGTTAATGGCGCTAAATCTAATTCCCCATAATAAATATTTGAGCGCTGAATCGATACCAACGACTGCGTTAGCGGTGGCATGGAAAAAATTTTGTTCTCATTGATGCCCAACGACGGAGGTCGAATATGACGCGACGCAGGCTCATGATTGGTGCGATTGCCGGATTGCTCGTTGCCGGATGTGCCGGGACGTCCCAGTATTATCACGTCGAGGTGCCCGCGGGCACGCCGTCTGCGACGGTGCATCTGGTTCGCGCGAACAACTTTACCGGCGCGGCCATTGCGGCCCCGGTATTCATCAATGGCATGCAGATCGGCGACATCGGGCCGGGCGGCCACCTGAAAAGTTACGTCCCCGTGGGCAAGGCGCTGGTCTCCTCAACCGGATCGCCAGCCTCGTTCGTCGTAGAGGCCGGCAAGATCTATTACATCGAGATCGGCTACTCGCTGCAGATGTGGCTATGGCGCCCCGTATTCACGGCTACGCAGATCGACGCCGCGAGGGCTGCCGACATTGCTGGGCGCAAGCTATAAGGTAGGACCGTGAGCCAACTGGTCAAGTGTACTCAACCACTCTCGCAATGCCCGTGCCCCGGTGCCACTCAAAAAACCATCACCCATATTCGCCCACGCCTGAACCGGAACATCCAGGTAACGCTGGGTGAGGTCGCGGCGCCGCTTGGCGCCAGCGCTCTCCATCCGCTGCGCCTTCATGCGCAGCAGCTTAGACGTTGATCGCTTCGCCATTGCGCTGGTCCTCGCTAACGCGATGCAGAGCAAGCAAGACTTGCGTGAGCGTCGTTGAGGCGCGGAGCGCGACCCCGGCGAGGGCGCGGCGATTCTCGAGCTTGCGTTCGCGGGCGGCGGCGATGGTGTAGGCGGAAACCGTCGCCTCCAGGAGTGCGACTTGATCGGCAAGGGCGCTGCGGATTTCGGCGGGGCTGCCGCTTGTAAGCTGGCGGTTGCGCTCGGCCAGGGCGTTGAAGGCGTCGCGGGCCGCGATCAAGGGATCGCCGGTCCACAGAACCGCAAGGGCGCGGGCCTTGGCTTCACGATGATCGAGGGCGAGGGCAGGCACCACGGCAACTGCTTGGGCCGTGGTGCGGCTTTCCTCGCGGTTGGCATCTACATGGGTGGTGGGGGTAAGGTCGCTCATTGGTCGTTCTCCTTGTCCTCTTCGACGGACTCGACGGACAGGGTGCAGTCAGCCTCCAGAATCAGGCGTTCCAACATCGCGCGCCGCGTTGTCGCCTGTTGCCGCGCCAGGCGGTCAAGGGCTGCGCTGGCGGTTGCGCTGATCCACGTGTTGAGGCGCTTGTCACTGTCGCCTTCGGTGCGTCGGCGGCGGTATGCCGCTTGGCGTTCTGCTGCTGTTGCCATGTGAGGATTTTGGGTTGTTACGCAGTAACGAGTATTGTAGCAGTGTTACGCAGTAACGGCCATACGGTGACGCACTGGCTTAACGCTGATATGTACCCCCTGAACCGGTCCTGATCCCCGTCCTTGAGGGGGTACATAGACGGCAATGCGCTTGGAAGCCTTGCGGTTGCTGGGTTTTAAGTATGCAAACGGCGAAAACCTGACACCCTGAACCCCCGCAAGGGTGGGGTGTGTGGCGCGGAGCGCATATGGCTAGAGTGATACCTTATTTCCAGCGTTCCAGCATAGGGTAAGGGGTTCAGGGTGTCAGGTTTCGGCCTGAAAACCCTTGCCGTTGCTGGGTTTATGGCTATGTACCCCCCCTGACCCCCCCCTGTTCCGCTGACGCTGCAGCACCTCCAAGCCGCTTGTCTCGGGTGTCAGAACGATACCTGCCACGCCACACCCTTGTAAGTGCGACCGACCCGCATCAGCCGCTTGCCCTGCACGATCCGCCCTTGCCGGGCGCCAAGCCAGTTGCCGAGCGCTTGGGCGTCAATCTCTCCGCGCCTCAGCGCGACGTCCTCGAAGGCAATCCGCAGTGCTTCCCGCGGTCCAGCCGCCATGCCCCGCACATCAAGCAGGGCGTCGCGCAGCGTCATTGGTTCCTCGCCGAACGCGTCGTGCCACGCAAGCAGAACGCGGCCCAACAGTTCGCGCTCGTCGTCGTCCTCGACGTTGCGACTGACCGCGCGCACCGGGTCGGGCAGGCCGTGTGAGACCAGGGCGCCGCGCACGATCCGCGACCACTCCGCGAAGGAGCCGAAGGGGGAAAGCTCGATCAATGTCCCCGACTGGCTGAAGTCCTGCAAGACGCGCAAGGCAGTCATGACCCACTTGCCCCGGTCCGCACTCACGATTGCGAGTGGGTCGAACTCGAAGCTCCGCTCCCACGGACGTTCGACGCGCGGATCAAGCTCGACAGTAACGACGCGCCTTGCCAAGTCGGCAGCGGGGCGGACGTTGTTGCCGTTGGCGATGATCAGGCAGCGCGTCGAGAGCCTCGCCACCTCATTGCCGCCCAAGAGCCTATCCGAGTACGTCGGCGCGGTCAGGATCGCGGCCAAGGTCGCCGAACTCCAATTGACTATGAGGTTGTCGAAGAACATGACGGGCTCGCCGGTCAGCAGCGCGCTTGTCAGCACCTTATCTTGTTCTTCGCTGCGCCCCGGCCAACGCTTCATATCCGTGTCGTCAGTCGCGAACGAGGCGATCACTTGCGACAGGAAGGACTTCCCGCTGCCGAGATCGTGACCAGCGACCAGGAACGCGGGCGCAGTCGGCAGCATCGGGCGACACGCTGCGGTCAGAATCGCGCTGAGCGCTGCCGATTCATCGACTGGCGAAGCGAACGGGAACTCGGCGAGGAGCCCGCGCACCGCTTGCAAGGCGTCGGCGCCGGTCCCGTCAAAAGGGCAAAACTGCGTGGGGTCGAATACGGCTTCCCAGCCCTCATGGTTTCCCGGCGTCAGCAGGATTTCACCGCTTGCCGTCAGCGAGGGCTGCGTCATCAAGCCGCACAACTCCGGCACTCCAGGCTTCGGCCCCGCCAAGACCGCTTGCAATACAGCGGGGTCGGGCGTCCCAAAATCGTCGCCGTAGCGCCAGCGGGCCGCGTCCGCAAGCATGAACGCCAAGCGGGCGGGCGGAACCGCTACGATGGAAGCCCGCTTGCCGCTCCGCACGACCTCCACCAGGGCGCCGGAACGGGCACGCAGCCCCGGCACTGAAGACAACATCGCTTCGGCACTTCGGACGCTCCCCGCAAAGTCACCGCGCCTGACCTCGATCACCGGGGTGTTTCCTGCATCGACAGGCGCCCGCAGGTCGGCCGACAGCACCTTCATGGAGACGCCCGCTGCCTTTGACGCCCGCTTGAGCAACGCTTGCGCTTCTGTCCTCGAAAGCCGCTCGTCGGCATCGATTCTGCGCGCGACTGCGACCACGGCCCCGGCGTCGCCTTCCACCTCGTCAAGCATTGAAGCGTAGTTGTCAGCGTCAACAACGTTTGCGAGGTCCGCTTCCTCGTCGGGATCGAACCCGCATGCCCAGCGTGCCACCTCGCGAATTTCCCTGTCGTCGCAAGGCGGGTCGAACTGGCACTCGGACAAGGCCGTGAGGCTCTCCACAATCGCAGTAAAGCCCCAGCCCCGGCGCCGCAGTGCGCCCGCTTCCGAAACAAGCGTGGCATTCCGGGCACCCGCCCGCACCTTGCCATCAGCACCCCCAACACCTTGCCCCCCGGTCGCTGCAGTTGCCCTTGCACCCTTCCCATTCGCTGTATCACGCCCGCAGGCAAGGCGAACCAGCCAATCAGGGGCGTCCGCGATCTGCGGGGCGTCCTCTGCCATCGGGTTCCACCCGTCCCACTGGTAGAGCCCTTCTGTACGAACGGACGGCGCGACGACGATTTGTCCGCTGGAGGCACGGATGTCGATGCCGCTGTACCCGAGCTTTGAGCCGACAATCGATTTAACCGGAACATCGATATCACACCGGAAAAGCATGTGTTTGCCGCCTGTCGGTGTGGTCGCGGCTAATGTCAAGGGCAGGGCGCCGAACTTCGACTCCAATTCGCGCAACGTGTCGAACCCGTTGCACCCTTCCTCATCCGCCTTCGTGTCGATGTCCAATACGAACACACCGCGATCCGGCGTCCAACCGACGTTGTAGGCCGTGTCACTGAACCAGTGCTGTAAGGTATCTTCGTCGCGCGACGCGGCATTGACCCAGTCATTGATAGCGGGCCGCTTGCCATTGGGGACAACGGGCAACATGCGTCCCGGCAGTTTCGCCGCATAGGCGAGGGCGTAATCACGCGTCGTTTCAGCCATGATTGCCAGCCTTCCGCATCAGGGTATAGACGCCTTGACGATGGATGACGCCCTCGCTGTCCGCAATGTGGCGCCAAGTGGTCAGGATGGTATAGCCATGCCGGCGCAACTCCATGATGCGTGCGGCAGGGGACATGCAGGCGAGGTGTTCCCGTGCCTCGCTGGTTGCGATAGATCCGAAGTTCTGAAGCCAATCGAGCAGCCGTTCGCGTTGTGCTTCTTTCGTGAGAGAGATACCCATGATTCAGGCCCTCCCGCTTGCGTGCCGACGCCTGTGTTCGCGTTCGGCATAGGCGATCTGCCCAAGCTCATAATGCAAACGCCCGATCGCCGAAAATAGCTGGTCGGCCAGAACCGGGGAACTCCCTTGCTGCAAGATTTCGACCAGATAGCGCCGGTCGGCTTCAAGCTGCCATACTGCATCATTGAACCTGCGTACAGCCTTGTACGCTTCCGTTTTTACGATTTCCTTTGCCATTTGGGTATCTCCGTATGTCGCGAGTTGCTACGCACGGACGATAGGCTTCTAGGAAATGCGATCGCCGATTGCCGAA is drawn from Azoarcus sp. DN11 and contains these coding sequences:
- a CDS encoding c-type cytochrome — encoded protein: MKARILAGMIAVGLTAAFASSGAMAVDEDAAKATAKRNDCFKCHAIDKTKKGPSYKKVAAKFKDKADAEQKMIDQITKEHKVKLEDGTEETHKVIDTTDKAEIKNLIDWIRAQ
- a CDS encoding bifunctional DNA primase/polymerase, with product MAETTRDYALAYAAKLPGRMLPVVPNGKRPAINDWVNAASRDEDTLQHWFSDTAYNVGWTPDRGVFVLDIDTKADEEGCNGFDTLRELESKFGALPLTLAATTPTGGKHMLFRCDIDVPVKSIVGSKLGYSGIDIRASSGQIVVAPSVRTEGLYQWDGWNPMAEDAPQIADAPDWLVRLACGRDTANGKGARATAATGGQGVGGADGKVRAGARNATLVSEAGALRRRGWGFTAIVESLTALSECQFDPPCDDREIREVARWACGFDPDEEADLANVVDADNYASMLDEVEGDAGAVVAVARRIDADERLSRTEAQALLKRASKAAGVSMKVLSADLRAPVDAGNTPVIEVRRGDFAGSVRSAEAMLSSVPGLRARSGALVEVVRSGKRASIVAVPPARLAFMLADAARWRYGDDFGTPDPAVLQAVLAGPKPGVPELCGLMTQPSLTASGEILLTPGNHEGWEAVFDPTQFCPFDGTGADALQAVRGLLAEFPFASPVDESAALSAILTAACRPMLPTAPAFLVAGHDLGSGKSFLSQVIASFATDDTDMKRWPGRSEEQDKVLTSALLTGEPVMFFDNLIVNWSSATLAAILTAPTYSDRLLGGNEVARLSTRCLIIANGNNVRPAADLARRVVTVELDPRVERPWERSFEFDPLAIVSADRGKWVMTALRVLQDFSQSGTLIELSPFGSFAEWSRIVRGALVSHGLPDPVRAVSRNVEDDDERELLGRVLLAWHDAFGEEPMTLRDALLDVRGMAAGPREALRIAFEDVALRRGEIDAQALGNWLGARQGRIVQGKRLMRVGRTYKGVAWQVSF
- a CDS encoding helix-turn-helix domain-containing protein, which codes for MGISLTKEAQRERLLDWLQNFGSIATSEAREHLACMSPAARIMELRRHGYTILTTWRHIADSEGVIHRQGVYTLMRKAGNHG